CCGGCCGGCCAAGCCGAGCGGTCCGAGGGAGCCGATCGAGTCGTTCGAGGAACCCGAGCCGGTCGGGGCGCGGGAGGAGGTCTGAGGATGCGCCGGTTCAGTCTCTCTCTGCTGTCGTGCCTGCTCGCCGCCGGTTGCGCGATAGGACCGGACTATTCACGCCCGGTGAATTCCACTCCCGACTCGTTCCGCATGCAGGAGTCGGCGGCCCCCAATTCGATCGCCAATCTGCCGTGGTGGGAACTGCTCCGCGACGGGGAACTTCAAAATTTGATCCGCATCGCCTTGGACGAGAACAAGGATCTGCAGCGGGCCGTGGCCGCGGTCGACGAGTTTCGGGCCCGGGCGTTGATCGCGAAAATGGACTTTGCGCCTCAGATGACGGTGACGGGCAACGCCCCGTCCTTCGGGCGGAAGGCCCAGTTTCTCTTCCCCGGCTTTCCGAATCCGTTCAACTATTACCTGCAGGGGAACCTGGCGTGGGAGCTTGACCTGTGGGGACGTCTCCGTCGATCGAACGAGGCGGCTCAGGCCGACTTGCTGGCCCGCGAGGAAAACCGGCGGGCGGTGGTGTTGCAACTCGTGAGCGGCGTGGCGGAAGCCTATTTCGACCTGCTCCAGTTCGACATGCAGCTCGACATCGCCAGACGCACGCTCAAGTCCTGGGAGGAGTCGGTGCGGATCGCGCAAGCCCGTCTGCGGCAGGGGGTGATCTCCAAGCTGGACGCGGATCAATTCGAAGCCGAACGCGCGAACGCGGCCGCGCGCGCCGCCGAACTGGAACGGCAGGTGGTTCAGAAAGAAAATCAGCTCAGCGTGTTGCTGGGGCGCCATCCATTCCGGATTCCGCGCGGGCGCTCTTTGACCGAGCAGGTGATGCCGCCCGACGTCCCGCCCGGCCTGCCGTCGGAATTGCTCCAGCGACGTCCGGATATCGTCCAGGCTGAGCAGGATCTGGCGGCGGCGACCGCGCGCATCGGCGTCGCCAAGGCGGACCGGTTCCCCAAGATCAGCATCACCGGCATTCTCGGGGTCGCCAGTCCCCAGTTGTCCAGACTGGTGGCGAACGAGACGGCATTCGGCGTCGTCGGTCCCGGCGTCGCCGCTCCTTTGCTTAATGCGCAGATTCTGGGATTCCAACAGGAGGCGGCCGAAGCCCAAGCCCGCCAGGCGTTAGCGCAATACGAGCAGGCGATCCTGGTGGCCTTCAAGGAGGTGGAGGACGCGCTGGTGGCGGTCCGCACGGCCCGCGAGCAGCGGGAGGCCCAGGCCCAGCAGGTGGAAGCGTTACGGTCGGCGCTGCGGCTGGCGAACCTCCGCTATAAGGGCGGGCTCGCGAACTATCTTGACGTGCTGATCGCCCAGCGGAATCTTTTCGAAGCCGAACTGGCGCTCACAGGAACCCATCGATTGCATCTCGTCTCAATCGTCCAGCTCTACAAAGCGCTGGGCGGAGGCTGGTCGCCGAAGGGCATGCCCGACGCGAGCCAGGCGCCGTCCTGAACTTGCCTTGACATTGCCCTATCCGCTCAGTACGATAAATTCCACTTGCCGGAGATGCACGTTGTTCCTGCGTATGGCACAGCGTTTTACTCGCCTGGCTCTCCTGCTCTTCTCTTTCTTCACTCTCTCTGCGCCGATCCCCGCGACCGCCGCCCCCTATTTCGAAGACGGCTTCCTCGGACTGACGCAAACCGAGCTGCGCGAAAAACTCGGCCCTCCGCAGGCCGTGCGGGACCGCAAAGCGGCCCTGCGCGTCTTCAACTACTACTCGTTGGCGGACTGGGACAAATATTTCAAAGGACTGGTGGCGCCCCAGAACGGCGAGGATGTGTACACCTACAAGCGAGACGGCGTGAACGTCCGCTATTCGTTCAGCTATATCCAGGACCCCAGGGACCAGAACGATTTCCCGACCCTCTATGTGCGTCTGGTAGACGTGGAATTCTCGCCGCCGGTTCCCATCGCCAAGGTGCCTGAGTTGGTTCCCGAGTTCAAACCGTCCGAAGATCCGAACACGCCGGTCTTTCGCTCGAACATCTGGCTCCTGCTGTTCAAAGGCGAGCCTTCTTCGCAAGCCCGCTTCATCATCCGCGAGCAAGCCAAGGAGAGCATGGATTGGACCCTCGCCTTTCAGATGTTCTCGCTGCAGGGACTGCCGGATCCGCTGACGACGCAGGCGCTGGTGGATCGCATGGAAATCAGCGCGCAGAGCCTGCAACTGGTCAGACAGCGCCAGCGCCTGACGCACGAGCCGATCCTCAACCCCTTCTCCAAGGAATTCGCGCAGCAGGTTCCTCCGCCGAAACCTGTCAAAAAGATCCCCGTCCCGAAGTACGCCGACTGACCATCCCTCCGTACGTTTGCAGGACCGGAAGTCGACGGCCTGTCACTCATCCTCGAAGCGGATATCGCGCACATCGGCCAGAGAGAGATAGGGCTCGCCCCATTGGTTGCGGCTCTCGAGGCT
The nucleotide sequence above comes from Nitrospirota bacterium. Encoded proteins:
- a CDS encoding efflux transporter outer membrane subunit codes for the protein MRRFSLSLLSCLLAAGCAIGPDYSRPVNSTPDSFRMQESAAPNSIANLPWWELLRDGELQNLIRIALDENKDLQRAVAAVDEFRARALIAKMDFAPQMTVTGNAPSFGRKAQFLFPGFPNPFNYYLQGNLAWELDLWGRLRRSNEAAQADLLAREENRRAVVLQLVSGVAEAYFDLLQFDMQLDIARRTLKSWEESVRIAQARLRQGVISKLDADQFEAERANAAARAAELERQVVQKENQLSVLLGRHPFRIPRGRSLTEQVMPPDVPPGLPSELLQRRPDIVQAEQDLAAATARIGVAKADRFPKISITGILGVASPQLSRLVANETAFGVVGPGVAAPLLNAQILGFQQEAAEAQARQALAQYEQAILVAFKEVEDALVAVRTAREQREAQAQQVEALRSALRLANLRYKGGLANYLDVLIAQRNLFEAELALTGTHRLHLVSIVQLYKALGGGWSPKGMPDASQAPS